TAGAATTTTTTATGCAGAtcaaataatatcatacaCAAGATTACCAGTacataaaaaatgtaaaaaccAGCTATTTGATAAAATGATTGTTTCAAACCACTTTAGTACCTACTACCTCATTTCAGTTAAGTTAATAGTCCCAACTACGAGTCTATGACCATTACGAAGCCTTTGGATNtttttttttttttttttttttttttttttttttttttttttttttttgaattgaaaCAGTACTAAAACATTTCAACATGCAAGCTTCAAGGGTACACAGGCTACAAACCCAATTGTGGTGATAAAACTGGTTGTAAAAGAACCATCAGAAAAACGCAGAAGCAGACAACTCTTTCCCACACCTGCAAAACAATTGAAACCGAAAAAGCTTACGTGAACACTATTGGTATGAGAAACTGATAGGCTCACAAGtctatcacaaaattttcatgagATTTCCATAAATAAACTTACTATTctttaatgaaaaatgaacTTTCCTTTTGCTAGAGGCCAACTAGCTCTAACAATTAAAGCACTTAAATTAGTAAGTGGCAGAGAGGCCAAACGTTACACCTACAATGCATCATACTAAGCACATGCGGaaccacaaacaaaaacatcagTCAATTAACAGGAAATTTCACCTCGATTCCAACAGACATTTAAGCATAAATTAATATTCTCGAACAGAAAAAGGTCACGTTCTCCATGTTGGGCGTCAAAAGATCACGGCCACTTTTACCAGGTATACGTCGTTGTTGCACACAGAACTACGGCGTATTCCACAAGAGAATGAAATGTAAACAATAATATGTCGAGAATGCCATACATGACCCCAAAGAGGTTCCCAAATAGAGGGAgagatcaacaagaatcaaccatttcaaatcaaaaggCCCAAACACAGAACGAAAACATTCAACGAATTCACTCCCACCAAAACGAGAAAACCCGAAATCACATTGATGAAAACAAATCCCACACCACAATACACATGACCCATTCATTAGATCTCTAAGAGCACCTCCCATTTCCATCATTTGCTTCGTAcccaaacataaaaaaaagcaAACACAATAACTTAAAACTCGCAACAAAACCAAGGATTTGGGAACATACCGCTATCGCCAATAAGCAAAAGCTTAATGAGGTAATCGTAATCAGCACGAGCCCTTGCCGGTGGTGCAGCCATCGGTTTCCAGTATCTTTCAACGAAATTTTATTCCCTCCTGCGACCCAGAAAAAGGGGGCGGACACAAACAACGACTCAATGTAATCGAACCGATACCTCCGTCAAAAGATCAAACACAGAGAGAGAAGAGGCGATATTACCTTAACGAAGCTTAGCAAGTCGTCGGCGACATCGAGcgtggagagagagagagagaggaagaaatgaaaacaGATACTCTGATTTCGCGCGGAGATTGGCCGATTGGGACCGAACGACTGCGCCGAGACGCGTGTATACGAAAAGCGCTTTTTCCTTCTAGGAAATGTGCTCAGTGTTTCCAATCCTACACTCGGCTACACTCGatcctacttttttttttttctaatttatttatttccatttacattaattaagtgcaaaaaaaaaaaaaaaaaaaaaaaaaaaccgaaaaATGAGCACTTCCATctcttataattaaataataaatttacctATAGGTTCATAAAAACTTTGCAATTCGTAACTTTGTCactccaaaataataataataataataaataataaattcaagtaattaatttttcttttctctttaaggtttaaaataatttttaaagattttgtatttcttttgcaaatgtcctaatttttcaataatttgactttagttttttctttattttttatttgttagtttattaaaatataagtaATAGAATTCCGAGAGAAATATGCCCCAACACCGTAAATTATATTTGTGGGTACGTTTAGATGACTTGTGaaaaagtttttcaaaaatacattttttttaaagaaaataaccgtttagattaaaataatgtttggtTACATTTTCTCAAGAGAGTAAGTGCATAAGTTTAATCGATTCCCATGACACTTAAAAATACTTCTACAAATGTCGAAGTAGTATAAAAAAACGACTATTAAATACAATGATCtaatgatttcaattttatgtttaaaatgttATGATCGACCATGCCAATGACCTATACCTAAACCTTAATTGTAAGAAGCGCTGTTAGAAGGCGAATACTTcattttagagagaaaaatacGTTTAAAAGAGGGGCGAGTCAAGGAAGAAAGACTTTTGTTTACAATGAAGActaacaaagaaagaaacttgTAAAAAAGAGCCAgttttcattcatctttcatGAAGAAAGCATCTGAATTGTTCACCAaattcaagaaacaaaaacacatGGTACTCAAACGGAGCAATTTTAACTAATATGATTTATATGATACCGCccaaatttacaattttcagAAGCAAAACACTACAGTTTCAGGTATCAATACAgtaaaaacagagcaaaatgGACACTTCAGACTGCCAAATGCTCTGTGGCTGTGGGAAAAATGAGCACAAgaagattaaataataatgattacACAATGAACGCTTCCAGAAAAAAAACCCATACAAGGCAGGCAGGCAGTTAAATGTCCTAAAAATATCGGACACCTGCAATGCTCTAAAAAATGAGATACattattttgatgatatttttctCCATCAGTTATAAAGCTGACTTTACAGACTTGCACAAGCAAAGAAGATAGAGAACATGGTTAAAAGACTGCCTTCAGGAATGACAAAAACAGAAGAAGGCTTGGAGGTAATGTGGTTTCTgtacaaatgaaatgaatctTCTTAAGTTTCACTTGCAAGTCGCCCgaaattatgataaacaaCATACAGCTGTTTCCACGACAAAGAAGACGTGTCAGTGCAACTATTGAAAATAAGTTATAGCCTTATAGGTTTCTCAAAGAATATTCCAAGTTGCAACACAAAAAGAACAGATTATTCATCTgggaaatggaaagaaaataagtcAAGCATGGAGATTATACTTCAAGTTTGAGAAGATAATAGGGAAGTACCTGATGAAAGTATCAaaaaatttccatttccaatGATTTGTGGCAGAACAGGCAGACAAATCAATCGATGGGGGTAATCCAATAGGCTTTCCCGAATGCCTTAGTCACTATCTCCTTGACGTatgttgaaaagaaaagttaataGACATAGCCAAGGAAGGATCTCTACAATAGCTAATCTGCAGGGCCAGTCATCAAATCAGCTCACCATCTTCGTGCGTGCTTAGCAAAGAACCAACTGTACAGTGGCAGGATATAACTATGAATAAACAAGATCATCCCGTTGTATCACTATTCCTTTCTCAATGGATAGTCATTCTCCTAGCGTGATATAAATTAAGTTTCCATATGAGTAGACGAGCTCTGTCATGTACACTTAGTCAGGCGCATTTCTTCATATGCTCCAAAGATGGAAAATAAAGTAAGTGAACGAACACCATGTGTATCAAAACTTTTTCTGCACACGGCCGAATGTGATGCATTCATGTCAAAAACAGAATGCTTCCAGAAAATCGGAGTAAATCACAACTCGATGCCCATATCGTTTGCCAGTTTAAGTATACCACGCATCTGAAGGTATGGATTTTCCAACAGCTTCTCATTATTGCTCTGCATGGTGCGAGCAGAAAGCAAGCAACCATGTTAGCACTTTCAGCTCAATTATCAAACGAAGAGAACATCTTGGTTAAATTAATTCTAGCAATACCGCGAGAGACTTTAAGGTCTGTTTTTGACATGCGTGAATTGGGATGTAAAACCAAAGAGTAAGACAAACATGTAAAGTATATGggaataaattttataacatgAGATGTACATTTCCATTCATTTATTATCTAAAATCAAGCTATATTtgttataaactaattaataacAGAGTtgaattaaattcataaaaaaattattacatacAAATTTAAGTTCTTTCTCTCCCCGGTTTCTTATGAGCTCTTTCTAATTCAATACAAGTATTGCTTATCCTTAAAAATAAAGACTGCACATGGAAAAGAGACAAGAAGCGAGCAGTCAAATCATAGAATCTGCTTTTACAAATGCCCCACAGCCTCCAGGTGACGTCCAGTGCGAGGAAAGCTGACTTAAAATGTCTATGAACCCTAACTTTTCAAAATACAACAATTATTTGAATGTTTTTGCTTTCATTAAAAAAGGGCTAACTAAAGGGCATTTCTAGTGTAAAACCCtgacttctttcttttctttttcccctcACTCATTTGGTAAATCAAACTAAACTTTGTTTATTCCTTTTGGGCTCCCTCTTGcgctttgtttttttgtcgAGGTCCTTGTTTTTGGACTTTTTGTAAGCCTTTCATTCTTTTCCAATGAAAGTTCAGTTTTTTACccaaaaggaaacaaaaaaataaaaataaactttgtTGGTGCACGGTAACACTAGTAGAGATAATGTGAATGCctaatacaaataaatttaaaaagttctGCAGATACATTAATCAAATCAGAATATGTACTTGACAACAAATGTGATAACATCACCTGCTGAGCTTTAATTACAAGATTCTGAAGCATGTATTGGTACTTTTCAGGTTTCTCTGTCATCATACGCTGAAAACCaaaaatttttattcattacaaaaggaaaaataaaattgaaatttcataaaaaatatatttcatggTGGAAAGGAATTTTCTTGCCTTCAAAAGAAACGCTGAAGAGTAATAGGCCACCCTTGAATCTGTATCATCTAGAAGCTCTCTGTAAAATCCCAACAAAGCAACACTTTTAACGTATCCACACATAGAAGGAAAATTCAGGAAAGGAGAAGGGGAACTATGAGCAACCACCTGAAAAATTGTTCCCCATCCACTTCTTGGAAAGCCAATGAATCAGAACTGCACTTAGCAATTAGGAGTAAGAGCAGCGCTGCCCGTATGTCAGAGGCGGCACCTGGGTGGTTCCCTCTTGCTTGGCTTCCAACAGCAACACCCAAAGCAATGTTGTCTGTTGCTGCCCCAGCAAGTTGAATCAATGGCCAGTAGAACAGAGCAGCAGGAACATGTGAAATCAACTGCATGGGGACAATAGTCTGTCCTTGAAGCAGTAATGCTGCCATGGAGGCTGTATCATGACCAAGAGGATTGTTATAAGTTTTACTATATCTGCTTTTCTCCTCCTTTAGCTCTCCAAAGTAATTACCATCCAGTTTAGCTTCAGATTCAATAGCCCCTGTCGTTTTACTTGCACCTGAGTAATCTAAAACTCTGCCGTGGGGCATATCATCTCCAATTGGTAGTTCAGAAGCTTGTGGTACTCTCAGGCATAATTGAGAGAAAAGTATGTCACACATCTGTTCAGGAAAACACAGAGCATATGTAGATGATATTTAAGTACGTCTAAAATATAATGTAACCCATTAGCTTTTGGGTTCATTGGTGATTTAACAAATAGGTAGAACAAAGAGCAATATGTAGATGACACTTAAGTacctttaaaatattgatgcGATCTGTTTCGTTGATCTGAAAGACCAAGAAAAGAGAACTGCACATAATGTCTATCACTGCATTAGCTATCTCCAGACGGCTATCTTTGGATGCCTGGTCAAGATCATTGCTGCCAGAATTTCGCATTTCGTTCtcattcaacaaaaatttgcATCGCATAAGAAGTCTTTCTACTACAAATAAAAAGCCCCATCTAATGATGTTGTGTTTCGACTTTAAAAGTCCACACATTAGCCAGATGGAAAGGGGTACGTCTGAAGCAGCTGAATAATCATTTACACCAGCGTATGCAATTCTCTGCTGCAATCTTTTCACATTTGTCCACATACTCTCATCCCTTTCACCAGTTATTTCTTCAAATAGAAGATCCCCCAGCCAAACGTGACCATTTTGACGATAAGCAATTCTCTCTgaatgaagaagagaatgCAGAGTGGCCCATGATAGTTTGGATTTCATGCTAACACCATTTCTTAATCCAGAACCTTGAATACTTTCAAAAAGTTTGAGAGATTTGGTTATCTGTATCATATAAGAGAACTCATTGTCCAAATGCGTAAATGATTTGAttattgtattaaaattttccattacGTTCTCCAAGAGCTGCAAAAGAAGATGAACAATCAAATGTTGGTATCAAGTTCTAGATAAagttaagagaaaaatacattTGATCTCAGCCTTACAAGAATAGTTTGTAAACCTTAAAGCCACGAAATTTGCAACAAGGCTTCCAGTTAACAAGTTAACAACAATATGACAGAGTGGTCTCATAGGTACTGGATagtataattcttttttttttttagtaaaagaGTAAGGGGTGAAGATCACCCTACAAGACCTCGAGTCAATTTGAGAGGGCTGAGAACTCTCCCAAGAGGGTACTCCTTCCGAAATAACCAATACATTCCCTTTGTCTCCTCTGACATTACAAGGAACGCGCACCACTAACTCTCAGTACCTTGCTTTCCATTTTACCGATACTAGAGTACATATTCACAGTAGGAAgcctaacataataaaaaaaatgcttaagtAGGTTTCTAGCTTAATCGTCCATGTTGCATATGAGATATGCCCTTCTAAATAGTTACTACTAAACaagattaataaatatttgctttggttttttattctttactGTCCCCATCATAattgttcataatttttaacaaaattaatttaagataaGGATGGGACATTTCTAAAATGTCCCTCCCTCATCCATCTCATCTCAAATCATGGAGATCTAGACACTTTACACTACAAGATATCAAACTAACAGGTCACCATCTTCCAACTCTTCCCCTTTTTCCCCTATTGGACTTCCCTTCTTCCTTAACTAAGAAAGTGCACAAGGTTCCTTGCTTTCAGAGAGACAAGGAAAGAGAAATAAGAGAGGGAGCTGATGTCAATAAATGGGTGATGGAGATTGTCAGATGGagaaagaagtaaaaagaaGTGGATGAAAGGGTTAgaataaacatttaatataatattttcatctagtaaaaactatttaaaagaattgtggGTAGAAAGAGATACTTGAGGGGCACTAGAAGTTCCCAAGGATAAGCATGCCAAGCTGCCACTATGATTCCAGAAAATTTTACTACATCTCAATAGAAACTGTTTTTTAGACCAAGCAAGTTGACACCCTACATTGGCAAATTTAGAAGAGCCCATACCGTATTTAGTCGTTCACTATTAGGATATCTACACAATGCTGATGAGATAGACGCTTTCAAGATCTCCCCAACACCTTCCACTCCAAGCTTAACTGAGATGTAAAAAGCCTCAGGTGCATTGGCGAGAGTGAATAGGGCTGCAAGGGGTTGTATCTCATCATCACCAAATTCCATAACTCCTGTTGCGATGCAagattcatttatttgatgcaaaacataatcaaaaaGCACCAGAAAGAGATTTCTCCGTTCTTCTCTCGAGTTTGCTAGAGAATACTGCATTAGAAAAGTactaaaatattagaaaagtTAGATATAGTTTTAAGTCATTTTTCTATCAGTTATCATCAATTCTCCTCGGACAAAGAAAGGAATGAACGTCACTTTTAATCTTgagaaaattctaaataaactAGACCGCCGACATGTAAGCCAAACAATTCAACTTACCACAAAGTTACAACTAGAAAATTAAGGATTTGACATGGAGAATCACTTAGGTATTGGTAATTACACTTTGGTCCCGAACTTTGAGATTTGTGTCAAATTGGTCCCTAGATTCCGAAACTGAACAATCAAGTccccaatattttaaaaatgcttGATTTTGGTCCCTCAATTAACCGTTAACTCCATGTTGACATGAcaatgtttaaaattatattaactaaaataaaataatcataatcataatcataacactattactttaaaaaaaaaaaaaaaaaaaaaaaaaaaaaaaaaaaNaaaaaaaaaaaaaaaaaaaaaaaaaaaaaaaaaaaaattgaagaccCATCCCGCTTCCTTCCTCCGTCCCCTTCCAGTTACCCTCCCCCCGCTCAAAAGACCTACGAAACCCCATAGAAGACCCACGaaaattttcagaaaaaaGGCCTCCACGGTTGATCGAATAAAACAAACCACTATAAATCCAGAAAAGTTGTAAGCAACAaccgaaagggaaaaaaaactcAGAGATAAAggtctctccctctctctctctctacttaCATATAGATCTAAGAACGGCTTCATTTCAGACATATCGAGAGGGAGGTGGCACCGATGACCATTTTGAGGAGAGAAATGGCACGATGGTAGCTGTCAGAGAAGgggagagaaagaagggaggAGATGTGGGAGAGTGGGTGggttttgaagaagaagatgggaaggtggtttttttttttttttttccttctatgactgaataaaatgaagaatataGTGAAGGTGGACTGTCAATGGTGGCTTGCCGGAGGAGGGGTGAAGGTGAAGGGGAAGGGTGGAGAGgagagatatttttaaaaattattttttgtttttttcaagtattattgtaattttagttattattataatcTTGACCATTGCTACATCAGCATGGAGTTAACAAAATTAACGAGggatcaaaatcaaacatttttcaaatgtTGGGGACTTAATTGTTCAATTTTGAAAGGactaatttgaaataaatctAAAACCTTACCTTCGGAACCAAAAGTGCAATTAACCCTAAATAGTAAGATTCCCATGGACAAAAATGGATGTAGTAATGAGATTTCTTGCAATTAACAATGGCTGAAACAGGTCGGTCTCCTTAACCCGTGCAGTTGAACTCTAAACAAATTAGCATACCTCAAGGAAAATAAACCTAGTTCCTCCAACCAGATCCACCTGGTCTACAAGAAATATGGGGCTTGAAGCATCCTCTGTGGAATCCTCCGGGActtcataaaacatatttgTTAACAGGCAAATAAGCCTGCAATGAACTATTTCAGCCCAAGAATTTCTTCTGCTAGTCTGTAGGAATGCTTTAACAACCTGAAAGGaaataaagaataagaaaataaagcatCATACCCCATTATAAATAAAGTAGCTAATCGAAAAATAGCATAAGAAAATCAGTTGAACAATAGCTTTACTACAATGTATATTTCCCTATTGCCAACAGGCCAAATGGGCATAACTGATTTCAAGATCACAAGAAAGTAGAGGGAGGGCCCGATGTCTTCGCCACAGGAAAAGGTATGATTTACACGAGAACTACATGGCTTACACATCTGCTAAGCCTTTTTCATAagaaccaaatatatatacttttgaaaatatagtttcatcaaaatcaatatattcTAAAGGAAAATCGATATCATTCTTCCCAACCCcctggaaaataataataataaagaacttgtgaaaaaataaaattaatattttttttttcctaaagaAAGAGAGGCAAAACATTTCAGAGAATGAACGGAGGAGCTATATTGTAATTCCTTGGGTCTTTTTGTGCATAAATCAAGAAGCCCAAAGGTTGAAATTCAGACTGCACAGTCGTTCTCCATTGTTAGAGCAAAGGAGTCCTTTAACAGACAAATAAGTGAGTCAGGAATTCAGATATAACCCCCCCCCNNNNNNNNNNNNNNNNNNNNNNNNNNNNNNNNNNNNNNNNNNNNNNNNNNNNNNNNNNNNNNNNNNNNNNNNNNNNNNNNNNNNNNNNNNNNNNNNNNNNNNNNNNNNNNNNNNNNNCCCCCCCCTTTACTATCATTGAGGCAAGTTAACAAACAACTCACCCTTATGTCAAGGCCCTTTAATCGGCTTCTCCTGAGTCTACCTCGATCACAAACAAAATAGAGTAAACAGCTCAAAGCAGACGTCCAGACagattcttccttttcttcaatcTGCAATCACAAAATGGATGTTTtagaaatttacaaaataatggCCATCCATATGAGCTATTTTAGTTACACATCTTCCACCATAATTTTGTGCCATGCCCTTATGTGTGGTCTTCTTGCAATCACAGTCCTTTCTAAGAAGTAACCTTCACACAAATTTCCCAAAGCATTCCCTTCCAATCAAGTCATGCGCTGAGTTGACGTTTAAGTCCATTCAAgttattgatttaattactTGTGACTAGTCATCATCTAAATTTGTAATCTCATTCAAGCTGTGCTCTAGCCCATTTGAGGAAACTACAAATATGCATCTCCCATGCCAAGAGCGTAGTCCAACATCCAGGATCACTTGTATAATAAGAGAAGTCGTGGGATTAACCATTCAAAAAAATGGAACTGTAGGTAATTGAGGTAGAATTAGGCATTTTGTTCCTTAAGAAGTTGTAGATATTGTGATCAAAATCATAATATCAGTCAATTGCACTAATATCTTGGTGCACCATAACGTTTGGCTAGATTCTCATTGCACTTATTGCACCTTAAAGGAGTTGTTTTGTCATAAGAGGGGATAACTCAGGGTGGTTTGCTACTAAATATACCCTTACGCTAGTACAAAGACCTCTTGATCTGTCATTGCC
This genomic window from Cucurbita pepo subsp. pepo cultivar mu-cu-16 chromosome LG01, ASM280686v2, whole genome shotgun sequence contains:
- the LOC111797341 gene encoding uncharacterized protein LOC111797341 isoform X3, whose product is MDYLAAPATTDLAYCVILEHTIAERERSPAVVARSVALLKRYLLRYKPSEETLMQIDRFCLNTIRECSFSPNRRSAPWSQSLTQPSTAPTTSSTFSHLPVSSIASGALIKSLKYVRSLVGQHIPRRSFQPAAFAGAPSMSRQSLPALSSMLSRSFNSQLNAANSGESSEHKEPTVLSISNLSNIEEVDGTVNLEYISLDVLKWRWLGDQRPSLFQRDSDNFANTQDLRTRNLLEVGAAALLVGDTEAKMKDQPWKSFGIADMPYFDQLSQPLPVATITNSSSARLHLRAITALKRTKSGLHQIWEDFPGSTFRPKARPLFQYRYYSEQQPLRLNPAEVCEVIAAVCSEMSSPIANPLTVTSRLSTNSGKPSMDVAVSVLVKLIIDMYVLDSGIAAPLTLFMLEEMLSSQRSTCKVRAFDLILNLGVHAHLLEPIMLNDNSTIEEEYSQESYLAEEAQFNSQGKTNLDSPRNISTTSSINKFECWILNILYETLLLLVQIEEKEESVWTSALSCLLYFVCDRGRLRRSRLKGLDIRVVKAFLQTSRRNSWAEIVHCRLICLLTNMFYEVPEDSTEDASSPIFLVDQVDLVGGTRFIFLEYSLANSREERRNLFLVLFDYVLHQINESCIATGVMEFGDDEIQPLAALFTLANAPEAFYISVKLGVEGVGEILKASISSALCRYPNSERLNTLLENVMENFNTIIKSFTHLDNEFSYMIQITKSLKLFESIQGSGLRNGVSMKSKLSWATLHSLLHSERIAYRQNGHVWLGDLLFEEITGERDESMWTNVKRLQQRIAYAGVNDYSAASDVPLSIWLMCGLLKSKHNIIRWGFLFVVERLLMRCKFLLNENEMRNSGSNDLDQASKDSRLEIANAVIDIMCSSLFLVFQINETDRINILKMCDILFSQLCLRVPQASELPIGDDMPHGRVLDYSGASKTTGAIESEAKLDGNYFGELKEEKSRYSKTYNNPLGHDTASMAALLLQGQTIVPMQLISHVPAALFYWPLIQLAGAATDNIALGVAVGSQARGNHPGAASDIRAALLLLLIAKCSSDSLAFQEVDGEQFFRELLDDTDSRVAYYSSAFLLKRMMTEKPEKYQYMLQNLVIKAQQSNNEKLLENPYLQMRGILKLANDMGIEL
- the LOC111797341 gene encoding uncharacterized protein LOC111797341 isoform X2, encoding MKLHIFCKHGNLNKEDYWEHEVEIDANSLDYLAAPATTDLAYCVILEHTIAERERSPAVVARSVALLKRYLLRYKPSEETLMQIDRFCLNTIRECSFSPNRRSAPWSQSLTQPSTAPTTSSTFSHLPVSSIASGALIKSLKYVRSLVGQHIPRRSFQPAAFAGAPSMSRQSLPALSSMLSRSFNSQLNAANSGESSEHKEPTVLSISNLSNIEEVDGTVNLEYISLDVLKWRWLGDQRPSLFQRDSDNFANTQDLRTRNLLEVGAAALLVGDTEAKMKDQPWKSFGIADMPYFDQLSQPLPVATITNSSSARLHLRAITALKRTKSGLHQIWEDFPGSTFRPKARPLFQYRYYSEQQPLRLNPAEVCEVIAAVCSEMSSPIANPLTVTSRLSTNSGKPSMDVAVSVLVKLIIDMYVLDSGIAAPLTLFMLEEMLSSQRSTCKVRAFDLILNLGVHAHLLEPIMLNDNSTIEEEYSQESYLAEEAQFNSQGKTNLDSPRNISTTSSINKFECWILNILYETLLLLVQIEEKEESVWTSALSCLLYFVCDRGRLRRSRLKGLDIRVVKAFLQTSRRNSWAEIVHCRLICLLTNMFYEVPEDSTEDASSPIFLVDQVDLVGGTRFIFLEYSLANSREERRNLFLVLFDYVLHQINESCIATGVMEFGDDEIQPLAALFTLANAPEAFYISVKLGVEGVGEILKASISSALCRYPNSERLNTLLENVMENFNTIIKSFTHLDNEFSYMIQITKSLKLFESIQGSGLRNGVSMKSKLSWATLHSLLHSERIAYRQNGHVWLGDLLFEEITGERDESMWTNVKRLQQRIAYAGVNDYSAASDVPLSIWLMCGLLKSKHNIIRWGFLFVVERLLMRCKFLLNENEMRNSGSNDLDQASKDSRLEIANAVIDIMCSSLFLVFQINETDRINILKMCDILFSQLCLRVPQASELPIGDDMPHGRVLDYSGASKTTGAIESEAKLDGNYFGELKEEKSRYSKTYNNPLGHDTASMAALLLQGQTIVPMQLISHVPAALFYWPLIQLAGAATDNIALGVAVGSQARGNHPGAASDIRAALLLLLIAKCSSDSLAFQEVDGEQFFRELLDDTDSRVAYYSSAFLLKRMMTEKPEKYQYMLQNLVIKAQQSNNEKLLENPYLQMRGILKLANDMGIEL
- the LOC111797341 gene encoding uncharacterized protein LOC111797341 isoform X1 translates to MSYTFSPSRSPGSSRLQLLGPLSGVSRLRSSSLKKPPEPLRRAVADCLSSSAAYSHHGGPSASVLVAEASRTLRDYLAAPATTDLAYCVILEHTIAERERSPAVVARSVALLKRYLLRYKPSEETLMQIDRFCLNTIRECSFSPNRRSAPWSQSLTQPSTAPTTSSTFSHLPVSSIASGALIKSLKYVRSLVGQHIPRRSFQPAAFAGAPSMSRQSLPALSSMLSRSFNSQLNAANSGESSEHKEPTVLSISNLSNIEEVDGTVNLEYISLDVLKWRWLGDQRPSLFQRDSDNFANTQDLRTRNLLEVGAAALLVGDTEAKMKDQPWKSFGIADMPYFDQLSQPLPVATITNSSSARLHLRAITALKRTKSGLHQIWEDFPGSTFRPKARPLFQYRYYSEQQPLRLNPAEVCEVIAAVCSEMSSPIANPLTVTSRLSTNSGKPSMDVAVSVLVKLIIDMYVLDSGIAAPLTLFMLEEMLSSQRSTCKVRAFDLILNLGVHAHLLEPIMLNDNSTIEEEYSQESYLAEEAQFNSQGKTNLDSPRNISTTSSINKFECWILNILYETLLLLVQIEEKEESVWTSALSCLLYFVCDRGRLRRSRLKGLDIRVVKAFLQTSRRNSWAEIVHCRLICLLTNMFYEVPEDSTEDASSPIFLVDQVDLVGGTRFIFLEYSLANSREERRNLFLVLFDYVLHQINESCIATGVMEFGDDEIQPLAALFTLANAPEAFYISVKLGVEGVGEILKASISSALCRYPNSERLNTLLENVMENFNTIIKSFTHLDNEFSYMIQITKSLKLFESIQGSGLRNGVSMKSKLSWATLHSLLHSERIAYRQNGHVWLGDLLFEEITGERDESMWTNVKRLQQRIAYAGVNDYSAASDVPLSIWLMCGLLKSKHNIIRWGFLFVVERLLMRCKFLLNENEMRNSGSNDLDQASKDSRLEIANAVIDIMCSSLFLVFQINETDRINILKMCDILFSQLCLRVPQASELPIGDDMPHGRVLDYSGASKTTGAIESEAKLDGNYFGELKEEKSRYSKTYNNPLGHDTASMAALLLQGQTIVPMQLISHVPAALFYWPLIQLAGAATDNIALGVAVGSQARGNHPGAASDIRAALLLLLIAKCSSDSLAFQEVDGEQFFRELLDDTDSRVAYYSSAFLLKRMMTEKPEKYQYMLQNLVIKAQQSNNEKLLENPYLQMRGILKLANDMGIEL